One window of the Labilibaculum sp. genome contains the following:
- a CDS encoding DUF4857 domain-containing protein: MKNRYSINYLIVILGTLLLAWLLPKSYHLVTDTASKNIFTYYSSVDKAFCTIDFEDKEERLIRKNMNTNRVYSELEFDSILPMFYSRQLMADGRMPKSIHGKLINPREVNSKKFFFKVNPTDKNKPHIGLYTLFESMSGRVRIEMPGDVFRLNSKIEFINPETNRVNEEKSQCFNKIFEKRGFRFPAKMAAGNPSTRKAYDEGYFIIDNDDQIFHLKMVNAMPFLRKVSLPAGVVPEYIATMEPDDRSFYAFVFDTNKRLYIITTDAYKLQEIPTSAFDINKDQLLIMANPLFWNVNVISSKGKTVLALNADTKQVVDEVTFKQDITESAYSKFILPFAVGFTNANTKYIKPMVYFGSYWVLLTNLLLTLVFVFITRYRKQKIQLFSVVWIAITGIYGFIVNIIFNR; this comes from the coding sequence ATGAAAAATAGATATTCAATAAATTATTTAATAGTTATTTTAGGCACCCTGCTATTAGCATGGTTGTTGCCTAAATCTTATCATCTGGTTACCGATACAGCTTCAAAAAATATATTTACTTATTATAGTTCTGTTGACAAAGCTTTCTGCACCATCGATTTTGAAGATAAGGAAGAACGTTTGATTCGCAAAAACATGAATACCAATAGAGTGTATTCTGAATTAGAATTCGACAGTATACTACCAATGTTTTATTCCAGACAATTAATGGCAGACGGAAGAATGCCCAAAAGTATTCATGGCAAGCTTATTAATCCAAGGGAAGTGAATTCTAAGAAATTCTTTTTTAAAGTAAATCCTACTGATAAAAATAAGCCGCACATTGGTCTTTATACTTTGTTTGAGTCCATGTCGGGACGAGTTAGAATTGAAATGCCTGGTGATGTTTTTCGTTTAAATTCTAAAATTGAGTTTATCAATCCCGAAACCAATCGGGTAAATGAAGAAAAAAGTCAATGTTTTAATAAGATTTTTGAGAAAAGAGGTTTCCGATTTCCTGCTAAAATGGCAGCGGGTAATCCATCAACCAGAAAAGCCTACGATGAAGGCTATTTTATTATCGATAATGACGATCAGATTTTCCACTTAAAAATGGTGAATGCAATGCCTTTTTTGAGGAAAGTTTCTTTACCTGCAGGTGTAGTTCCGGAATACATTGCAACAATGGAACCAGACGACAGAAGCTTTTATGCCTTTGTATTTGATACAAATAAAAGGCTCTACATTATCACAACTGATGCTTACAAACTACAGGAAATTCCAACATCAGCTTTCGATATCAATAAAGATCAATTGTTGATTATGGCGAATCCTTTGTTCTGGAATGTCAATGTAATATCATCGAAAGGGAAAACAGTTTTAGCTCTTAATGCAGATACAAAACAGGTGGTTGATGAAGTAACATTTAAGCAGGATATTACAGAATCTGCTTATAGTAAATTTATTTTACCATTCGCAGTTGGATTTACAAATGCCAATACCAAATACATCAAACCTATGGTTTATTTTGGATCTTATTGGGTATTGCTAACCAATTTACTATTGACATTGGTATTTGTTTTCATTACGAGATATCGGAAACAAAAAATACAATTGTTTTCAGTGGTTTGGATTGCAATTACAGGTATTTATGGTTTTATCGTAAACATTATATTTAATCGTTAA
- a CDS encoding ABC transporter ATP-binding protein, which yields MQQAIVECKNLTHYYGKRCIYENLNFEIPKGRILGLLGKNGTGKTTTINILNGYLQPRSGECLMFGESSANLSPETKQKVGLLIEGHVQYSFMNISEIEKFYSAFYPKWRKDAYYELMKLLKIDPKQKISRMSCGQRSQVALGLILAQDPELLILDDFSMGLDPGYRMLFVDYLSEYAKAENKTVFVTSHIIQDMERLIDDCLIMDYGRIVMQKPVSELLESFKRYRFTCEKPELLDNSNHIYNSVSIKGKTELYSLLSKNELEKLLSGNVKVTNSIQEESLSLEEAFIGLTGKY from the coding sequence ATGCAACAAGCTATTGTTGAATGCAAAAACCTAACTCACTATTACGGCAAACGCTGTATTTATGAGAATTTGAATTTTGAAATCCCGAAAGGACGAATTTTAGGATTATTAGGAAAAAATGGAACAGGTAAAACCACAACAATTAACATTTTAAACGGCTATTTACAACCACGAAGCGGAGAATGCTTAATGTTTGGCGAAAGCTCGGCAAACCTTTCACCAGAAACCAAACAAAAAGTTGGTTTATTAATTGAAGGGCATGTTCAATATTCTTTCATGAACATTTCGGAGATTGAGAAGTTTTATTCTGCCTTTTATCCAAAATGGAGAAAGGATGCTTACTATGAGTTAATGAAACTGCTGAAAATTGATCCCAAACAGAAAATATCCCGAATGTCGTGCGGACAAAGATCGCAGGTAGCCTTGGGGTTAATTCTGGCACAAGATCCAGAGCTTTTAATTCTCGATGATTTTTCGATGGGCTTGGATCCTGGTTACCGCATGTTGTTTGTTGACTATTTAAGTGAATATGCTAAAGCGGAAAATAAAACCGTTTTTGTCACCTCTCATATTATTCAGGACATGGAACGATTGATTGATGATTGTTTGATTATGGATTATGGTCGTATTGTGATGCAAAAGCCAGTTAGTGAACTTCTTGAGTCATTTAAGCGATACAGATTTACATGCGAAAAGCCTGAGTTGTTGGACAATAGCAATCACATTTATAATTCAGTAAGCATTAAAGGGAAAACAGAACTTTATTCATTACTGTCGAAAAATGAATTGGAAAAATTACTAAGCGGTAATGTTAAGGTAACCAATTCTATACAGGAAGAAAGTTTGAGTTTAGAAGAGGCATTTATTGGATTAACCGGAAAATATTAA
- a CDS encoding DUF6850 family outer membrane beta-barrel protein has protein sequence MLTQKLKSILGIVILLNLTASAFAQDRNANAVDFEKELIQIQSGIWDNPAMLGHQYNKSFTDVSLAWKQRKANGLYRIETGNKTSSIDFDAYSFKRREKNFVFGRASYSKNNMDNIKWNTVSDYSELAPYIVADTIGGKTYGENYSFEGIYSLIQKKSTYALQAKYRSSEEYRKLDPRPKSTVSDLEIKLGGTREINSKYMIGLYAGYHDYQQDHEVDALRPGTGIKVFYLRGLGISDENFSTVVTNSGGVGNIYEKKGYSLGTQLIPIGQTGWYQSFSYKKSKLELLKIVGTGYDIVNDLDAKEFQFTLGKQYQFTNKIFKINSFASYQSKTGSDYNYNYNRQLLSVIEKYSAKYLDGGFTSILLVRGIKHSSLYQMEIKYSSDESEYKIANSKNPKQEVEHVTLRLNTGRNLQFSKSSLNIKLEALAQYCINSDLTTSSLAKGKANESLIVPNYEYLKSDWLSLASNIRYDFDTKNTYGIYTKLAYQYMIIENSKSQYSFNFAIGLTL, from the coding sequence TTAAAATCCATTCTTGGAATTGTCATTCTCTTAAATTTAACAGCATCAGCATTTGCTCAAGATAGAAATGCGAATGCCGTTGATTTTGAAAAGGAATTAATTCAAATACAAAGTGGGATTTGGGATAATCCTGCTATGCTAGGTCATCAATACAATAAATCTTTTACCGATGTTTCTTTGGCTTGGAAACAGAGGAAAGCAAATGGCTTGTACAGAATTGAAACTGGAAACAAAACATCCTCAATTGATTTTGATGCTTATTCGTTTAAAAGACGTGAGAAAAACTTTGTGTTTGGAAGAGCAAGTTACAGCAAAAACAATATGGATAATATTAAATGGAATACAGTAAGCGATTACAGTGAATTGGCTCCATATATCGTGGCGGATACTATTGGTGGAAAAACGTACGGCGAAAATTATTCATTCGAAGGAATATACAGTCTGATTCAAAAGAAAAGTACTTATGCCCTTCAGGCCAAATATAGATCCTCAGAAGAATACAGAAAATTAGATCCACGACCAAAATCTACCGTTTCTGATTTAGAAATAAAATTAGGAGGTACAAGAGAAATCAATTCAAAATATATGATTGGTCTGTATGCAGGATATCATGATTATCAGCAAGATCATGAAGTAGATGCGTTGCGACCTGGTACAGGGATTAAAGTTTTTTATCTGAGAGGATTAGGTATTAGCGATGAGAATTTCTCAACGGTTGTAACCAATAGTGGAGGTGTTGGTAATATTTATGAAAAGAAAGGGTATTCACTGGGTACACAATTGATTCCCATTGGCCAAACAGGATGGTATCAGTCATTCTCATACAAAAAGTCGAAACTGGAATTATTAAAAATAGTTGGGACAGGCTATGATATTGTGAATGATTTAGATGCTAAGGAGTTTCAATTCACTTTAGGAAAGCAGTATCAGTTCACTAATAAAATATTCAAAATAAATTCTTTCGCATCTTATCAAAGTAAAACAGGGTCTGATTACAACTATAATTATAATAGACAACTTTTAAGTGTCATCGAAAAATATTCAGCCAAGTATCTAGATGGAGGTTTTACAAGTATTTTATTGGTAAGGGGTATTAAGCACAGTTCTTTGTATCAAATGGAAATTAAATACTCTTCTGATGAGTCAGAATATAAGATAGCTAATTCTAAAAATCCCAAACAAGAAGTAGAACATGTAACGCTTAGGCTAAATACAGGAAGAAACTTACAGTTTAGTAAATCTAGCTTGAATATAAAACTCGAGGCATTAGCCCAATACTGCATTAATAGTGATTTAACAACTTCATCTTTGGCAAAAGGAAAGGCAAATGAAAGTTTGATTGTTCCAAACTATGAGTATTTAAAAAGTGATTGGCTGAGCTTGGCTTCGAATATTCGATACGATTTCGACACAAAAAATACTTATGGTATTTATACCAAACTAGCTTATCAATACATGATAATAGAAAATTCTAAATCACAATACAGTTTCAATTTTGCAATTGGATTAACACTTTAA